The stretch of DNA CGTTAAAATTGACACAGAAAACGTCGTGTTTTCTCTTATTTTCAGATAGTTTCACAGGTAACACCTTGCTTTTTTAAAGTTTGGGTTATTCTTGGGATATCATAAATTTAACAAGACTGTGGCCTTTCTAATATCGCGTTTCCTCCATTTACCGTGTCCATTAACTGGGGTAAAGCTATATAAGTAGTTTTAATGAATGGATAGGGGTGTTTGAGGATTATCGCAAATAAGCAAAATACTTCTGAAAAAATACTAACCATTGGGACAGTAGTTGTTATTTTAGTTATATGGTTTGTAGCAACAACATTTATATGGGTTGATCCCAAATTAGTGCCATCACCACAATCGGTATGGACTGCTTTAGTTGATATTATACAAAACGGGTATAAGAATTATACATTACTGCAGCATATAGGAGCAAGTATACAAAGGCTTGTTATTGCTTTCCTTGTGGCTACTGTCATTGCAGCACCTTTAGGACTTACAAGTGGTTATAATGCAAAAGTACGAGCTATATTTGAACTGGTAATAGAATTTTATAGGCCACTTCCGCCACTAGCCTACTACACAATTTTGGTTTTATGGTTGGGAATTGAAAATAAATCTAAGATTGCGCTTTTATTTTTAGCTTGTTTTGCACCCATATACATTTCCTGCGTGTCCGCAGTGATAAAAATAAAAGAAGATTACATCAATAGCGCATATACAGTAGGCGCCAACAAGTGGCAAGTATTTATTCACGTAATATTCCCCGCATGTTTACCGGATATGTTTACAGGATTAAGAACGGCTTTAGGCGTTGGTTATACCACTCTGGTATCGGCTGAAATGGTTGCAGCAAGGTCCGGTATGGGTTGGATGGTATTAGATGCAAGCCGTTTTTTAAGAAGTGACATTATCTTTTTAGGAATTATCATAATGGGTATTACTGGTATTTTATTGGATAAAAGTATACAAGTTATTGAACACAAGGTTGTTCCCTGGAAAGGGAAAGAATAACCGTAAACACTAGGGCAGAATTGGGAGCATTTATTATGAAATTAAAAAGGACATTGGCAAGTGTTATCATGCTTACAGTAATAGTGATGTTAGCAGGATGTGGAGCTTCAAAAAAGACTACGGAGAATCCAGATCAAAATAATGCTTCATCAGATAAACCGAAAGTCGTAAATATAGGGACCCAACAGATGCCTAATGATGAGAAAATCGCAATTGCAAAGGGTTTTTTCGAAGAAGAGCTTGGAGTTAAGGTGAACATTATTGAATTTCAAGCAGGTGAAATAAGAAATGCGATGGTTGCAAAGAGTATTGATTTTGCCTTGCTTGGCTCATCTTCTGCAACGCTTGGGATTGCAAACGGTATGGATGCCGAGTTGATTTGGATACATGAGGTTTTAGGTAATGCAGAAAGATTGGTAGCTAAAAACAATTCAGATATTAATTCAATAAAGGATCTCGCAGGTAAAAAAGTAGCAACACCATTTGCTTCAACAGCACATTATAGCCTGTTAAAGGCTTTAGAGTTAAACGGCATTTCTGAAAAAGATGTAACACTGCTTGATATGCAAATGCCTGATAT from Pelotomaculum schinkii encodes:
- a CDS encoding ABC transporter permease subunit, with protein sequence MIANKQNTSEKILTIGTVVVILVIWFVATTFIWVDPKLVPSPQSVWTALVDIIQNGYKNYTLLQHIGASIQRLVIAFLVATVIAAPLGLTSGYNAKVRAIFELVIEFYRPLPPLAYYTILVLWLGIENKSKIALLFLACFAPIYISCVSAVIKIKEDYINSAYTVGANKWQVFIHVIFPACLPDMFTGLRTALGVGYTTLVSAEMVAARSGMGWMVLDASRFLRSDIIFLGIIIMGITGILLDKSIQVIEHKVVPWKGKE
- a CDS encoding aliphatic sulfonate ABC transporter substrate-binding protein, with translation MKLKRTLASVIMLTVIVMLAGCGASKKTTENPDQNNASSDKPKVVNIGTQQMPNDEKIAIAKGFFEEELGVKVNIIEFQAGEIRNAMVAKSIDFALLGSSSATLGIANGMDAELIWIHEVLGNAERLVAKNNSDINSIKDLAGKKVATPFASTAHYSLLKALELNGISEKDVTLLDMQMPDIYAAWQRGDIDAAYAWEPTLSNLLKDGKTVISSKDLAANGVVTSNLEIVRKDFAKKYPDIVAKYIKALNKAVNLYNQNQAEAVKTIAKALNITEEEALKQTKGSIWLTAEQQLDPAYFGTSSKKGNLVGSLKDTADFLYKQKSLVSEPKLSTFEQAVNPSYIENALK